The genomic stretch gttattttttttctttttctagttttgtgagttttttttttgtttttataattttttgtttcttttattttacacgTTTTTTCAATACGCTCCCGACCTGAGCACAAATTCTGTAGCTCCTTGGCTACATTATGCTCCAAAATTTAATAGAAAAGAGTATATATTTCTAAGTTACAGCTATCTAACCCCCACCTAAAAAACTATTAGTACAAGCTATAAGATATCTTGCTGCTATTATTTTGTTCACTTCTCTTTTCAACTAGCTCCCGACCTGGGCACAAATACTGTAGCTCTGTGGCTGTATTGTGTCCCAACACTTAATatgaagaataaatattttctacaagCAAATCCCCACCCCCATAAAGGATAAATGGAAGTTTTAAGAAATAATGTAGTGTtgcttaaagttttttttaattgacagTGTAATAGTATGATTTTTCCGTTTAGCACCTGCCAGGCACATATGTAAGCAGCTTTCAAGGTACACAATTTCATAGGAAAATTCTAgttctgttttaaaaagaaagttttgaaaGCTGACCCTAATTGTGGttatatatgtgtaaatgttgtctattttccaaattttcttaCCCATAAATATTCAAACGCTTTATTGGTTTACAATATCTAGATAAAATTTGCCAATTCTTTTAAATTCGATACATTTCTCTTTCTCAATATGTCTTATTAACATTAGGTAAAAATAAGTTCTTTTAGTAAAATAAATTCCATAATagttcaaaaaaggaaaaaaataccagCATATATCAGTAGtaacacaaacatttttaaataatcccTGAATTTGTTCTATATTTATAGGCCCAACCCAATTACCAAAATCACtggaatgtctttttttttaagttttaaagtaAACCCCATATCACTAAAAGTCAAAAACACTGGTCATTTATATAACAAAATTTCAGCACAACAAAAGAGTCTGGTAATCTGTTTTGGTTGCTGTAATTAGACTTGACCTATAATTACTGAACAAAACAGACATGTACAATAAGTGTTCAAACAAATGTATCTGACTGTAATTTGGTACATTAATCTATTTTCGGCATCATTAgcttcattttttcttatttatagcaAAGGAAAAATCATAAGAGACACCATAGCTGAACCTGAAAAACAATTCTCGTACCTAGAAGGTGGATTCCAGCATTAATTCACCACCATTATTTGTTGTTTGATCACTAGCTTCCTCTTGAATAGCTGGAAGGGAAGGCTTTGGGGTCAGAGGTGTCTCAGTCTTAAACAAGGACTCCATCCTTATATGTGTATTGATATAGAAGGATTTCTGAAAGGATTCAAGGGTGAAGTAATAGATAAAAGGATCAAAGCAACAATTCAGAGTTGCAAGGCACAAGGTAATTGGGTACATGATCTTTGCAAACCTTTCCAATAAGCAATTAGTAATGGCTTGGGAACGAACCAAGGCATATAAAAAGAGAACAGAGTTGTACGGTACAAAGCATACCACAAAAACTGCCATATGCACTGTGATCATCTTCAACACTTTCTTCTTATTGGTTCCAATTTGAGACAATGTTGCAGGCTTCCGGAGGGTTCTCAGTACCACAGAAGAGCAAGAAACATTCAGTATCAGAGGAATGATGAACCCGACAACTTCAATGAATATGGTGATCTTGGACAGGTATGTCTTCCAAACACGTTTGGAAAAGCCCTCAAAGCAAGTGGTGGTCGCATTGTTGACATTAGTGGTGGAGAACAAAGAGGCTGAAATACCACCACTGAGGACGAGGATCCAGACTCCAGCACACACAATGGCAGAATTCCTCCTGGTCCTAATGGTACGAGATCGGAAGGGATAGACAATGGCTAGGAAACGATCCACACTAATGCAGGTGAGGAAGAGCATGCTCCCGTAGATGTTGGTGAGGAATGCAGTCCCTGAGATCTTACAGAGGGTGTCACCAAAAGGCCAGTGGCGATTAaagttgtaaaatattttgaaaggtaGGGTACAGACAAAAAGCAAATCAGAGAGGGCCAGATTGGTGATGAAAATAGCAGTCTCACTTCTCATCTTCATGCGGAAGCAAAAGACAAACAGTGAGGCACTGTTGGTTATTAGACCCAGGATGAACACAACACTATAGACAGCACCATTCAGATTATACTTGAAGGAATCATCAACAATGCAAGTATTATTGGCAGTTGCATTGCCCAACCTGGGTCTGAGACTTGAATTTAAATCTTGGAATTGGAAGTCAATAAATCTTCTGTCACCCATGGATTTTTTCTCAGAAAGCCTGCTAGCTGCAG from Cricetulus griseus strain 17A/GY chromosome X, alternate assembly CriGri-PICRH-1.0, whole genome shotgun sequence encodes the following:
- the Lpar4 gene encoding lysophosphatidic acid receptor 4 yields the protein MGDRRFIDFQFQDLNSSLRPRLGNATANNTCIVDDSFKYNLNGAVYSVVFILGLITNSASLFVFCFRMKMRSETAIFITNLALSDLLFVCTLPFKIFYNFNRHWPFGDTLCKISGTAFLTNIYGSMLFLTCISVDRFLAIVYPFRSRTIRTRRNSAIVCAGVWILVLSGGISASLFSTTNVNNATTTCFEGFSKRVWKTYLSKITIFIEVVGFIIPLILNVSCSSVVLRTLRKPATLSQIGTNKKKVLKMITVHMAVFVVCFVPYNSVLFLYALVRSQAITNCLLERFAKIMYPITLCLATLNCCFDPFIYYFTLESFQKSFYINTHIRMESLFKTETPLTPKPSLPAIQEEASDQTTNNGGELMLESTF